The Aedes albopictus strain Foshan chromosome 2, AalbF5, whole genome shotgun sequence region gcgtgcaatggcaggcaaagaaagcccttcagttaataactgtggaaatgctcacagAATAtttagttgaagagagacaggccaagttccagtgggaacgtagagccataaagaagaagatgaagacctAATGGGGACCTGGTGTGCGTGTTCTGGGGGTTTCACCGTGGGACACGAACGGGGGGCAGACGTAGAGAGATTAGTTCCATCAGAAACTGCGGTTGTTATTCTTCGGCGCTGAAAATGTCTGTATGATGTTGCTTTGCATGGAGCATCAGCTTTTGTTTAGAAAATGTGTAGCGTAGAGTTAGAGCAGAATGATATCTGTAACGTGTATTCTCTATCAATTGCCCGTTCAGTTGAATGCAAAAGTGTTTTTTTTCTGGTTGGTTTGCCGTACCTATCAAACTGTTTCTGGAAAAGGTATCGTCACAGTTCAGAATTGAAGCGCACTATTATCTAATTTTATTTGAACGTTCTTAATTGAACAATGATGATAAGTTAACGAAGCAGACTGTCATGATCACTATATGCAACTCAGAAGGAACAAGCATTTTTATGCTATCTACTTTCTTGAAAACTTCCTGATGAGTctgaattttcttctggaatgtttttcaatgaaattcacaaaaataTACACAGGAAATCAGTAATTtattaagggttttttttttcatcatcatcatcattttttttttcatcccctgttggggaaattaagccactgcgtccaataggctgaacttttgtggcatgtcccgttttgatattcgcatctagccagctaattaccatgtgtcaagtaatcagctactgccacgacgcgttgtctcccagtcaggtgcaatagaattgataaactccaagaccttcccaggttttgcagaccagatctcactgggttgcaagcagccactatttagaaatctttgcctgcgcgtgtgtaaagcaccacaactgcaaagcagatgttccgaggtttcacgttccgtattacagaaacgacagatatcactctgaatatggccaatatttttcaagtgatacctgctcgggcagtgtccagttactaggcaagtgtatgtacatagagctctcttgttgagctctaagagctttttggttttataagcatttggtgttataaatcgttttgactgattgcaatttttgacatccatccaattggatatcaccctctgcccagcccagcatttcaggtccatttttattatacagtttgatataccgcagaatggttctgggccagcaaactgtaaattaaaaccacttttagcaagctcgtctgccatttcattccattcaatgccacagtgacctgtaACCCAGTATAAGTTGACTGAATTCCCTTGACACAGCCTGCGCaatgaaataatgcattcccagacaagctttgaagtacatttgtaagcgcacaatgcttttagtgcagctttactatctgagaaaatacaaatatttgcatatctgtattttctctcaaggcagatatttgcgcatttcaaaatagcaagaatctccgcttgaaacaccgtagggtagtgtcccatcgccactaaaatttgtattccagggccgaagattcctgctcccgtttttattccaacttttgagccatctgtaaagaatttgattgacccttgacgaacagtgggacctccgacttcccaatctgcgcgAGTTGTTTCATGCAACTTGTAGGGGACATCATGGTACTACAGGTTTCATCcggtctttaatcattttcattactggcctattttgaaagTTTTGTGAAATGTGACAttcaagatcacctggcataaacttttcaactcgttcaagtctcagcaattccttttctgcttctaattgcacgtactcgtgcaaaggtagcagagtgagaatcgcatctaaagcttttgatggagtgcttcgcatcgctcctgtaacagcaatggacgcaagacgttgaattttcgcaagctttgattgagtggtaacctcttttgtttttggccaccagaaaaacaaagcatacgtcacttttgggcggattatggcagtataaatccacattatcatttttggtttcaagccccacttcctgccaatagttttggagcataaccagaacgcacttgttgccttaccgatcacggactcaatttgagcattccagttcagtttagcatctaatatcaaacctaagtatctgactcgatcactaggatgaatttgtacccctccaagccgaaaagcttttaggttgatccctttcactaggaaagggacaattacgacttttgaagAGTTGATGcaaaggccctccttaatacacaatgaatgtgtatagtttagggctctttgcattctctccgaaacagtttcgtcatactttcctctcactattatgactatatcgtctgcaaagcccacaactttgAAACCtgttttccttcaagcttcttagaagatcgtctacaactaaggaccacattagtggtgagaggactcctcgttgcccttactgttataaaagaacttcccagctcagaggtgatttctctttttgcaagcacagtttaaatccaatgtatgatatattgcacgcttcatagatgaataggatgcattatcaaatgctccttctatgcctaaaaaggcgcatagagctatttcttttgctgaaaacgttttttccacctttgttactagcgaatgaagtgccgtaaccgttgacttaccagattgataagcaaactggaagtcagataggggatggtattttatgtaagaagaattgataaaatccttcaaaaccttttccatagtcttcaacaaaactgaagaaagactaattggcctgtatgctttgggatgcgccttgtctcgcttccccttttttggtataaagataacttttacaagtctccattttgatggaacgtaattcaatcttaaactagccttgaacatctcaattagtggtggaaccaacaccgcttctccattttgaatcagtgctggaaatattccatcaactcctgcagatttaaaaggctgaaaagatctaattgcattttccactctggccttcgtgaagatttcatcagcaaaaactgaggcggtgtttattgtactagttgactccgatgagtttatactaggacatccttcaccttccagagatatagtatcattggaatccacacttagaaccgaacctggaaaatgggtttccatcattaaatccaaagttttacgaggagttttggtaaaagctccatcgtcgcgctttaggtttcccaattcatttgaatgatcttttgcaagcgttttctgtagtcttgcaaatACAGGagcgctgtttatgttttcacatgtcagcatccaagattttcttttagattttcatatttcgttgttgtactcagtcagggctttcctgtattgagtccaatctcccgtttgtttcgctctattgaacatttaacGAGAacattttctaaggcgatccagtttaaagttccagcatggtacgtctctagtagaagacgattgtatggtgggacaacttctgttaaaggaattgatgatagggtcttgtaccatttgggcaggtgtacctattttgggcatttgccgctataattaagtcaatttcaaaccgattgatttgaaattttgtatagagttaggcacgtacagtatctaactctgtacaaaaattcaaatcaatcggtttgaaattgacttagttatagcggcaagtgcccaaaataggtacacctgcccaagtggtacaataccctactttcatttaccctttgagaaaatgattctaacttttgggttgaatcaatagtttctcccattgtaaatgaatgcgtattcaacaattgtttattgtttattcacagacaaacagacgtaacactccgataattcccatcgtacaccgatttaacggtctatttgaacatttgttagttggccaactgaccacccgtagcgctcgcatcgtttttgttcgagtttgacgtttgcccactaccgccacctagttgatagtcggccaaactcagtccttttagcattgggcgaatgtgTTTCCGTAACtataatttgaatcgaaaaatgttcgaagtgttacgtctgtttgtctgtggtttattcGTCAACAGGTGAAATCCCCACCCTAATGACAATGGTTTATCTTAAAACTAACATAAAACTCTTCTAAAATTAAGCTTATTAGTTTCCCGggacaaattaaaatttaataCACGATGGCATTTGTTGAAAACACGTGTGTTGGATCTTACCCCTACGTTGTGGTTTTTTTTCGGTAATTAACGAGAACGACGTTGGACCACTATTGGCGCAGCACCCTAAGGACCGCAGCATAAATTTCCTGTGGGTGGGTGGTAGCAAGCGGCGCTAAAACCCTCTCGGCTGGGTGGCGAACAGCACAGCAGTAGATATTCGACCGAAATTGAACGGCACCGCACAGGGTCTCACTTCACTGCAGTAACAGTAACTCGGGATCAACTAAAACTAGACTAAAACTAGACTAAAACTAAAACTACCTTTTCAGTACACTGCACTACTCAGTACAAAAGACTAACTTTATTAGCAAAGGAATTAAAGTACACTTCGTATTCACTTATAATTTATTCTAGATTTCAGAACTGTTCTAGCTAATGGTTTGATGATGACTGACGACCGAGTATGCTGGTTTCACCTCACGACGCTACCCACTCGATCAGCTGTGCCGGCCGAGCTGCCAGAGGTGCTGAAAACTCGCCGAAAGCGACGACCGATAGCaccaagatgtttataaggaaggtgttagcgtataagcagtaagtggatgcggggagtgcggcacactgcggggggatggaggtgacagccagcaagtttgtttatgctgcagaacgctacagaagcgttgctgcgccgcatcggcaacaacattctcaacacggataaccaatgttgacatatttccatggcactcataaaatgagtaatatccttccaggtttaaaatttgctcgtgcccccgcatttttgttaattatgaatacaatggtgatttcttaaccaaaagagattgctttgccaaaaatattgcaaaatatttgcttaagttggtgtacgagctaatttgcaatctgtataagtaggaaacactcgatgagtgtcatggaatttgtccgattttagtgctgagaaagttaagcgtgaatggtttctgtggggttgctacgttgctagggctgaaagtttttgtttgtcatctcactagtgaaaaaaaattaaacacaaacttgccagctgtcgttaggttttccaatatggcggatggtgcaagctgacatattggattaccttccttttacttaccttggataGCACCATCACCTGCGTGAGAAGAACAAAGCTCACGCAGTGCGGCCAGAGAACCAACAACGTGACATACTGCGGATCGGTTCATGGAATCCATAATTAGTTCTGGTGCGGGGAAAACGGATGAATGCATTTTGGCGAAGATTCCGGTAGTGTATGTTGATATCCAGCATGCTGAGGAGCAGCGGACAATCAATATTGCCTTGTAGGAGATCCCCTATAAAACACGCTTTTGCCACGTCGCGCCTCGGCTCGAGTAGCTCCAGGCATATCAGTTTGCAGCGGCTTTCGTAGCTTGGCAAGTTTAACGGGTGCCTCCAACTGAGGTGACGAAGGGCAAAACGAATAAATTTACGCTGGACGGCCTCAATCCGTTGAATTTCGTTCCTGTAGTACGGTGACCATACGACGGATGAGTATTCTAGTACTGGACGCACAATAGAACAATACAAAGCTTTCAGGCAGTATACGTCCTCGAATTTTTTGCAGAAGCGAAACAGAAATCCCAGCTGTGACGAGGCTTTTGAAACGATGTACGCCACATAGTCTTTGAAGGTCAGCTGAACATCCAAGAGAATACCCAAATCCTTCACTGTAGTTTTACGCTTCAATCGAGTTTCCGCCAGGGAATAATCAAAGTGTAAACGCTCCCTTTACGGCCGAACGAAATTACCGAGCATTTTGACACATTTAGCGACATTCGGTTGACACGGCACCATCGAGCGAAAATTTCCAACTGTTGTTGCAGGAAAGACGCATCATGTGAGTTCCTCACTACGTAATACAGCTTAAAATCATCGGCATACGAGAGTTTCAGACAATCCAATACAAGATTGACATCGTTCATGTAGAGCAGGAACAAGAATGGACCGAGGTGGCTGCCTTGAGGAACGCCGGACCAAACCGAGAAAGGCATCGACACATGGTCTCCAATTTTGACGGACATGCTTCGTCCGGTCAAATACGATCGAAGCCAGAGGAGCAAACTATCATTCATCCCTAGTTTATCGAGTTTGGCAATCGCAATCTGATGATTCATTTTATCAAAAGCGGCAGACAGGTCGGTGTAAATAGCGTCAACTTGCTGACCGGCTTCAATTTGGCGAATCACAAACGAAGTAAAACATGCCAAATTAGTAGTCGTGGAGCGTTTAGGCATGAAACCGTGTTGATCCGGCGAGATGTAATGACTGTAGCTCTGAATTAGCTGTTGCAGAACTATCACCTCAAATAATTTAGAAATCGACGCTCTTGATAGGCATTGTAGAGACGATcgttgagtttcttgtattcggtGTTCACTTCCAAATATACTGCTCTAGTAGCGTCTGTCCGATGTTTGCTATGTTGCCGAAAGGCTGCCTTCTTCAACCTCTTGAGGCATCTTAGATCGGCATTTGACCAAGCCAACTTGGGCGCAGCACGTTCAGATTTCGCTGGAACATACTGGTCTATGGCATACCACAGAATTCCAGAAAGCGTTGACGCAGCGAGATTTGCATCCAAATCGCGAAAAACGTCGTCCCAATCGACATGTGCCAGAAAGTCGTTGATTTTATTGAAATCAGCCTTACTACAATCGTAGGATACATTTTCCACCGTATCGCAAAAGCGGATTTGAGGGGATATTTCCATTCTCGCTAGCACAGGGGGATGATGCCGACAGATTTTAACGAGTGGAAAGGGGGCTTGCATGACTACGCCGTCCATGGATATTTCCTCGCTGAAGAAACACAGGTCGAGGattcgattgttttcattttcgaCACCATACAATTGCCTAAGTCTAGCGGTGGAGTACGCGTCGAGCAACTGTCGTGATGCTGTGCTAATAGAGGATCGAGAAGAAATCGGAAAGAGGTACCCACAGGAGGTGCGTTGCCAAGAAATTGCACTCAGATTGAAATCTCCGACGATGATAACGTTGTCTCTGGGCCCCAACTGAGCAACAACCCAATCGAGCGAGGTGAGGTGGTTCTCGATCACATCGCCATCGTTTACTCGATCAGGTGGTATATAAACCAGGCACAAATAAAGCGTTGCGTCAGCTGTTGTGATAGCGATCCATAGTTGCTCGACCATCGGACCGCCAGGGGGATTAAGCACACGCGATTTGAAGCACGATCGCACTGCCAGCAAAACGCCACCTCCGGAACTTTTGTTGCTGTTTGAAGGTGACCGGTCCTGCCTATAGACGGAATACGAGTCGTCGAACAGTTGACTCGTCGAGGTGTTTTCATTCAGCCAGGTTTCACAAAGACCGTAGACATCGTAGCAGCCGTCACTGATTGCTGACTGGTACTCGGCGATAGAGCTGTTGATCCCACCAACATTTTGATAGTACAATAGGATACTTGCGGAGGCCGGTGAAACGTTTGTTCGTGTTGTTGCGGACGGTGCGAACGATGAGGACCTCGATGAAGTCGGAAGTGCCGGTAAGCAGGAATTCGGATCAGCGTCATGCGGCGATGATTCGGAATCATTGTAGCATGCCAGTTCCAAAGCCGGTGGCAAGGGTTCGATGCTAGGAACGGAGGACGAATCAGATCGCGAAGCGACGCTAATATTAGGGTACTTGCCTGGCGAGGCACTGTGGAAGCCCCGTTCCTCAGTCTCAACtacaggaccaggacggctgAGTTGACGCTGGCAGCAGGGCTCGACTGAGTTAGAAGGGTCGGGGGCTTCCATAatgcgatctcagttttacccctagtggttggtacctctaccatgaccgcaacaatgtcctttctgataaactctgtaataggatagcattttaacgttttgcgtactaagacagcggttctgagCGAATCTTATTGCTCataataaaatagtttactattttgtgtcagaactccaagaacctttcgtttattggaccatggctcttgaataagcgccacttccagtccttcttttttaaaccttcgactcaacacaacagaagcaccttttgcgtgatgaaggtgtacgaacttaattcctgccataaCAAATTTCATTTACctacttttattaagcctcggaattgagacgtaagaaaagtggccgattatcccaaagacaaataaggtccactgcgtcattgctccgtttaacacagtaagggcaaactactgtggagggtgccctggtactccacagcctccgttcacggttaaatttttattagacccccctaaccattcattcctaggcacggtacgcttgacaccatgaattaggggtcgcttgtttggtggacttttaccaccggatcaggcaatccgtagtgatattcttagccagttgagggaactgctaccgccactacacggctatctaggctgatcgggaatagaaattaatgttgatgatcaacttctttagagtcCGAacaatcccaagcatcatcataTCTGACCATGTTGATTCAATCTGAACCGTTCAAGTTCGGAAATGCGTTTTCAATTTGTACCTACGTTGGCGAGAGCACATTTAATAATATTTTCAGTTCAAAGTCAATAGTGATGTTTTCTGTCTGTGCGAATGTTGATTTTCTTCGCTTCATTCACGTTCTAGGTATTTCGTGTCACAACCAGAAATGAACGAGTCCCATATGATTGCACACAGTTTAGAATATTGGTAAACGGTTTGTACAGTAATGCTTTTCGTATGATGTAAAATAACGtataataaaaaataatcaaaatgttGGATCATATTTTCTTTTGCAAGAACATTATGTAAAATTTTATTGATTTTCGATTTCAATGACAAAATCCTTGAATGCTCTTTATTAGTCGAGAACTAGAAATTTACATTGCAAAACTTCAAGTTCCAATTTCACGATAGCTTTGTATTCGTCACTTGCAAAGCAATGACGAATCCCATCAAAACTTTCCCAGAAGCGCAGAGGCCGTACGTCACCACTTTCGGGAATATTTGAAATGTTATTCCCGCTGTCGCGTGCACACCACCACACCGGCACCATCTCGGTTCCAAACTGGAAAAACTACGAGCGACTGCTTTTCGCAATTTTTCGGAAAGCTGAACGGGAGCTGCTGGCTTTTTATGTGATGTTATTTCCCGTTTCATTTTTCCGCCGAATGACATCCGCCTTGGCGTCCTTCGGCGACATGTACACGTACAACGTACGTCACCGACACTCCCACGCTTGCCGCCAGTCGTCAGAATGGGTATGTAATGTGGCACTAGTTGAATGTTCCACTTCTCACGTATTTCATACCACGGTGAGTCTGGAATCGTCGTTATTGGCAAATATAGATGCTAACCAAGTCTGgtaaagtgctcaaagaacattaagttaaAGTAAAGCAGGCCAAGTTGCAGTAGGAACGTAGACCCATAAaggaaaagagaaccaaacctagccaaggggcgaagtttgcgtgtcatttgtagtagattgcgaaaaagtttagatattttttcttcttatttgcaaaaatgaaagatttctccaaatgcttccaaaactcaacttataatattcccacataagccaagagctctttatttgaaaccctcaagtagacatgttgtcactatgaggggaactctaataaattggtcggacgaagtcaagctgttgcaataccagaaagaagcaacttcagaaaattcaaaataatgagttgcatcaaatttctaatattgaaacattggaacagatgtcaaataaaaccattgcaaactttcgtcaaaaatcgttgcagtcttctattgctacaattagttctttgtataattagtttaagttaggttagagttaggataagttaaaaaaatatttctgacaagcaggtgaaaaataatgcctgcaaaaaaatcttaactgctacagcaaacgAAATGCAAGATGTTAtgaattagtattgataatagcttaaatttattttaccaaattaggatgatagtgtgttataatacacagaacacctagattgagTTGAAGAGTGTAAAAATTTATTGAGATACTAATaaggattataaaaaaaaatgaataaaataaacaaaaaaaaaagaaccaaacctccACCCACAAGAGGTTCTCGGAGAAGTCTCTGGAATAAttgacagataaatttcttgaaaaatggtcTTGGATCTTCACATTCCAGGCCCTGACAAAATGTTACATCATtattgtacaggggatagacaaaatgatcgggataggcaaaattttcacttttaaaaaaatgttaaattagctgtaacttttcgaaaagtgcataaaatattctcaaatgtatgtatgtatgtatgttgatcaactagttgtgtatcagtggacaaaatttggaaaagatcgggctattctgcacgaagttataaacattttctaaaaaaggtagaattatccgatagccaactttgagctgttatatctccggattcaatgaaccgaatgcaatgaaatttgagGTCTGTAAACCGTTTGACTCAGcttaaaattattaacaagagaaaaagttatagcgatttcattaattttatgattttttagtaaattggtctatttttaatatgccccccattactttttcaatgaattgccgcctatgttgttactttctttcaaaacatatttgtaTTCAAGACATTTAGAGGGAAtcaaaatgaactataattagcatcttgaattttgaaacgatgttgaaatttaagaaaatttggtgttttatttgaaaaataatctaatcgttataattttcttccgtgttaaaatttTTAAGATAAGTCAAAAGACTTTCAAAGCATCATTATATTagacataaatggtcaaaatttcattgcattcagttcattaaatccggagatataacagcccaaagttggctatcgaataattataccttattctataacttcgtgcagattagtccgatcttttccaaattttgtccaatggtacacaactaattgatcaacgtacagtaaaaatttgagaatatttgatgcacttttttaaaAGTTACGgctatttaatttttttattgagaaggtaaaattttacctcctctcccgagcagaaaagaatagcaacaaaatatgCCCTTCGATAGGTGGACATAAgaagcaaaataacaaaaatgaataccataattttgtataaataacaactgaaaaataacaagtcttgttgtctcaataatgaatgcataccattaATTTCAAGTGCTttatttgttatccagaaggtttgaaataacaaagtaataacatttcttgctattaaattgaacatttttcgatagctccatgatgtaataacaaatcttgttattcagctattttcccagctaaatcaacaataccccatcaatacctaactttgctcaaataccaccatttgttattgtggtgttctcatatcATTGcatagaataatatagcaataccaacttgaggtattagagcacaggttgctctttccACGGTatgtatttgtaaggtatgcccttctgctcgggctgtATGTCCGACAAGAAATCAAAAATACTACTAGAAAGTACTCCTGATTTGATTTTCATCATAGAAAGTATAAATAACTGCACATCAATCAAATGTTTAATGCCACTATGAATGGTTTTAAAGCTTCCTATAAAAAAGTTTAGCATTTTTTATGTCAGCAGCAAAAATTccttcgataaaacattttcaaattgtttgattgattgatttgtctttatttaagagactttcagcccttggctggttcgtctcgcaaatttttttttttgtatattttggaCAACGAGCAAATTTTTTGTTAGTTTGATAATAACGGTTTCAGTCACACCGTGCCTACTGTTGGGTGTGTGGGAAATTCGACGATATTTCCTTTTGATGGCAAACAGCGAACTCATATAACAGTTTGAACTGCCTCTGGAGGTTATTCGTTCTACTTTTGCGGCAATCGAAATGCGGGCTTCTGGGAAGGACTTGAACTCTCTTTTCGACGCTTTCAACTCGGCGAGAAGAGCGTCAATGACTCGATGGAAAATACGTCGCTCAAGTGTGGCGCGATTTCAAAGACATTCAAATAGGATGTTTGTGTTTATCGGAATGATCGAATTCGATTGACCTTGAAGCTCGTGAGGCTTGGTATCTGTCCCTCAATGAAATGAAGGCAACTACGTTTGATGGTGTACCATGTGCCGAAAAATAATTCTCGCTACACCGGAAAATCTCATCCTGAAATAACTGGAGCGCATAACTTACAACTTATCCATTCCACGAACGCAAACCAACTTTCATCATAACCATCCATCACATAATGCCATAAAATACTGCAAAGCCTCCATCCACCAGCTTAcacgaaaaaaaaggaaaaaaaatattactttcaCACATCCGTACTTATTACCAGTTCCAGCCACTAGCAAACAGTGGACCCCGTCGCCGCCGGAGGAATGCTTTCCGACCAGAAGCACATATCAAAATCAGAACAAAATTGTGACAACttttgttagaaataacaaaagttgatataattatgttgtaATTATTTTTTCATGCAAATACCCATAACAGAATTATAGTAACATTTGTTATagttttagtaacaaaaaaataacaaaacttgtcTAATTTATCCTAACAGAtgtataacaaaatttgttatcttATGTATTGTAATATAAATGcctataacataatttcgtaacactaAACGTGTTTATTATATTCTGTGTAACAAAATCATTTTagaattgatttattttttttgtattattgcaCAAAAGCTTGAAACTATATatgtatttttccaagaattactaccccgtaacgtggatagatcaccttagaatggtgcgttgcggtgtaagatctaccaaatcaaattttgatcttgatatttaccgtatttttaaatattccaagatcaaagtttgatgctcttttttttgtgttttgttgtatttgtgtttcaatgtactgctaattaacattttatttcagaaggattcaggtaaatgtatcgtacgatataaataatatttttaaaatatgtaactgtggcgagcgtatcactaatttgtagcttatttgacgtacgatgttaatattattttatatttcagattttcaaccgaagaatctagtaattcgaccaaatgccaacaagatgacgaggatgaattgggcagacaactgattcgaagtaGTCTAACAAtgcccgagtagaagtaaaaatcagaacaatatcatcatttgatattcctcagtgaagtactcaagatcttaattagctattggtttgtttgacataagagataaaagatcaaaaataagatcaaaaattagtatggggaagaa contains the following coding sequences:
- the LOC134288380 gene encoding uncharacterized protein LOC134288380 — protein: MEAPDPSNSVEPCCQRQLSRPGPVVETEERGFHSASPGKYPNISVASRSDSSSVPSIEPLPPALELACYNDSESSPHDADPNSCLPALPTSSRSSSFAPSATTRTNVSPASASILLYYQNVGGINSSIAEYQSAISDGCYDVYGLCETWLNENTSTSQLFDDSYSVYRQDRSPSNSNKSSGGGVLLAVRSCFKSRVLNPPGGPMVEQLWIAITTADATLYLCLVYIPPDRVNDGDVIENHLTSLDWVVAQLGPRDNVIIVGDFNLSAISWQRTSCGYLFPISSRSSISTASRQLLDAYSTARLRQLYGVENENNRILDLCFFSEEISMDGVVMQAPFPLVKICRHHPPVLARMEISPQIRFCDTVENVSYDCSKADFNKINDFLAHVDWDDVFRDLDANLAASTLSGILWYAIDQYVPAKSERAAPKLAWSNADLRCLKRLKKAAFRQHSKHRTDATRAVYLEVNTEYKKLNDRLYNAYQERRFLNYLR